A single window of Agromyces aureus DNA harbors:
- the rsmG gene encoding 16S rRNA (guanine(527)-N(7))-methyltransferase RsmG, whose amino-acid sequence MTTNESGADAPVNVELEAEPAAASAVFGEHLERGRQFTASLAAHGEELGLIGPLELPRLWTRHIVNSALVAPLLRPGRVADVGSGAGLPGIVLAIIRPDVSFTLIEPMERRVDWLSRQVDELQLSNVVVERARAEDSGFKHQFDQVTARAVSALRTLIPVTAPLLKAGGEFVLLKGAGVDGEMGAADKVFRKYRVVDPEVVLLGANLDTEVTRVFRARIAAS is encoded by the coding sequence ATGACGACCAATGAATCGGGTGCCGACGCGCCTGTGAACGTTGAACTCGAGGCCGAGCCCGCCGCTGCCTCAGCGGTCTTCGGAGAGCATCTCGAGCGAGGCCGGCAGTTCACGGCGTCGCTCGCAGCCCACGGCGAAGAGTTGGGTCTCATCGGCCCGCTCGAACTCCCCCGTCTCTGGACGCGCCATATCGTGAACTCGGCCCTAGTCGCACCGCTGCTGCGACCAGGCCGGGTCGCCGATGTGGGCTCGGGTGCTGGTCTCCCTGGAATCGTGCTGGCCATCATTCGACCGGATGTCTCGTTCACCCTGATCGAGCCCATGGAACGCCGGGTCGATTGGCTCTCGCGCCAAGTCGACGAGTTGCAACTCTCGAACGTCGTCGTCGAACGGGCTCGGGCTGAAGACTCCGGGTTCAAGCACCAGTTCGACCAGGTCACCGCTCGCGCGGTGAGCGCGCTGCGCACCTTGATCCCGGTGACGGCTCCCCTGCTCAAGGCAGGCGGCGAGTTCGTGCTGCTGAAGGGTGCGGGTGTCGACGGGGAGATGGGCGCGGCCGACAAGGTGTTCCGCAAGTACCGCGTCGTCGACCCCGAGGTCGTGCTGCTCGGGGCGAATCTCGATACCGAGGTCAC